In Trifolium pratense cultivar HEN17-A07 linkage group LG7, ARS_RC_1.1, whole genome shotgun sequence, a genomic segment contains:
- the LOC123898620 gene encoding TOM1-like protein 9: MVHPLVERATSDLLIGPDWALNIEICDVVNRDPGESKAVVKGLKKRIGHRNSKIQLLALTLLETIVKNCGDIVHMHVAERDILHEMVKIVKKKPDSHVKEKILILIDTWQEAFGGPRARYPQYYAAYQELLHAGAAFPQRSEQSAPVFTPLQTQPLGSYPQNIRDSDARQPPAESSVESEFPTLSLSEIQNARGIMDVLTEILTALEPGNKEGLRQEVVVDLVDQCRTYKQRVVHLVNSTSDESLLCQGLALNDDLQRILAKHESIASADTVQNHIEKPNPAPSRALVDADDPLVDTGDTSKQTDARSSSGAEAGSQTLNQLLLPAPSTSNGSAPTLKVDPKLDLLSGEEYGSPKADNSLAIVPVGEQQPASPAPQQNNALVLFDMFSNGNNVPTPVNTQPIAPPQFQQQTIISQGVFYPNGSMPNVGSPQPLYTQNTGPAWNGQVVQQQQQPPSPAYGTQSGGSFPPPPWETQPADNGNLVAGSQYPQNGNLVAGSQYPQNGNLVAGSQYPQPMHFTHMVMTHVQTSVPPQGPQAMGFDQASGMYMQPNASHIPTIPTINNQVQSNQFGLQPPYIPGPYMGMVPHQMQNGPVASMYPQQMYGNQFLGYGYGQQQQQQQQQQQQQQQQQQQGLQYVEQQMYGLSVRDDNSLRNPYQVSAASYAPPGKPSRPEDKLFGDLVDMARVKPKSTPGP, from the exons ATGGTGCATCCCTTGGTTGAACGTGCCACTAGTGATTTGCTCATCGGTCCTGATTGGGCTTTGAACATCGAGATCTGTGATGTAGTCAATCGTGATCCCGG GGAATCAAAGGCTGTTGTTAAAGGTTTAAAGAAGCGGATTGGACATAGAAATTCTAAAATTCAACTTCTTGCACTAACT TTGCTGGAGACAATCGTAAAGAATTGCGGGGACATTGTCCACATGCATGTTGCCGAGAGAGACATTCTTCACGAGATGGTGAAAATAGTAAAGAAGAAG CCCGATTCTCATGTCAAAGAGAAGATACTGATTCTTATTGACACTTGGCAAGAAGCTTTTGGAGGCCCAAGGGCAAGATATCCACAGTATTATGCTGCCTACCAGGAACTGTTG CATGCGGGGGCTGCATTCCCTCAAAGGTCTGAGCAATCTGCACCTGTATTCACGCCACTACAAACACAACCATTGGGATCATACCCTCAAAATATACGCGATTCTGATGCTCGGCAACCCCCAGCTGAGTCCTCAGTGGAATCTGAGTTTCCAACCCTCAG TTTGTCCGAAATTCAGAATGCACGTGGTATAATGGACGTTCTTACTGAAATACTTACTGCTTTAGAGCCTGGTAACAAAGAA GGGCTTCGGCAGGAAGTTGTTGTTGATTTGGTGGACCAATGTCGAACATACAAGCAGAGAGTGGTACACCTTGTTAATTCAACTTC GGATGAGTCACTGCTATGCCAAGGACTAGCTCTTAATGATGATCTGCAGCGTATACTTGCCAAGCATGAATCCATTGCTTCAGCAGATACTGTTCAAAATCACATTGAGAAACCAAATCCTGCACCTAGCAGAGCACTAGTAGATGCTGATGATCCTTTAGTTGATACTGGAGATACTAGTAAACAAACTGATGCGAG ATCATCTTCTGGTGCTGAAGCAGGGTCTCAAACACTGAATCAGTTGTTGCTTCCTGCCCCCTCTACATCAAATGGCTCAGCTCCTACCTTAAAGGTTGATCCCAAATTGGATCTGCTCAGTGGTGAAGAGTACGGCTCACCAAAAGCAGATAATTCACTTGCTATTGTTCCTGTAGGAGAACAACAGCCAGCCAGTCCTGCGCCTCAACAGAATAATGCCCTTGTTCTTTTTGATATGTTTTCTAATGGAAACAATGTGCCAACTCCTGTTAATACCCAGCCAATAGCTCCCCCCCAATTTCAACAACAAACTATCATATCTCAAGGTGTATTTTACCCCAACGGAAGTATGCCAAATGTGGGGTCACCGCAACCACTATATACTCAAAACACAGGTCCTGCCTGGAATGGTCAGGTtgtgcagcagcagcagcagccaCCTTCACCCGCTTATG GTACACAAAGTGGTGGATCATTTCCGCCTCCTCCATGGGAAACTCAACCTGCAGACAATGGTAATCTAGTAGCGGGCAGTCAATACCCGCAGAATGGTAATCTAGTAGCAGGCAGTCAATATCCGCAGAATGGTAATCTAGTAGCAGGCAGTCAATATCCGCAGCCAATGCACTTCACTCATATGGTCATGACACATGTACAAACTTCCGTACCTCCTCAAGGACCTCAAGCAATGGGGTTTGACCAGGCTTCTGGAATGTATATGCAGCCAAATGCTAGCCATATTCCTACAATTCCTACAATCAATAACCAGGTTCAAAGTAACCAATTCGGCTTGCAGCCTCCGTATATTCCGGGTCCTTATATGGGTATGGTTCCACATCAAATGCAAAATGGTCCTGTGGCTTCCATGTATCCTCAACAGATGTATGGTAACCAATTCTTAGGATATGGCTATGGTCAGCAacagcaacagcagcagcagcaacaacaacaacaacaacaacaacaacaacaagggCTTCAATATGTCGAGCAACAAATGTATGGCTTATCTGTGAGAGATGATAATTCTCTAAGAAATCCTTACCAGGTTTCTGCTGCATCTTATGCGCCACCCGGGAAGCCTTCCAGGCCAGAGGATAAGTTATTCGGTGACCTTGTTGACATGGCAAGAGTGAAACCAAAATCTACTCCCGGTCCTTAA
- the LOC123898804 gene encoding uncharacterized protein LOC123898804 yields the protein MSIISDALRQAFMPKREYESLREEEKAWSKLQRPVTVTFVAGIWLAIIVSTVISLNIVFPGSDGKRPLCVDRSLQTVQLGMKGDSESDLFPSAFYLTDQEIVDYYWMVVFIPSFIVFALSSVYLIAGIAVAYSAPTRNGCLKVVDNNYCASRRGGVRCLSILNLIFAIIFGILALFLGSSLLTFTSKSNCSTPLFWCYEVTSWGLVILYGGTAFFLRRKAAVILDEGHFGGRNLGLEMLETNPLEVTPEVERRVTEGFKAWMGSSLLSSDEEDEPDSYEEAPHLTHTNSNRQRL from the exons ATGTCGATCATCAGCGACGCGCTCCGGCAAGCGTTTATGCCAAAGCGCGAGTACGAGAGTCTCAGGGAAGAAGAAAAAGCATGGAGCAAGCTTCAGAGACCGGTGACAGTTACTTTTGTCGCCGGAATCTGGCTTGCAATCATCGTTTCCACGGTTATCAGTTTGAATATAGTGTTTCCCGGTAGCGATGGGAAGAGACCGTTATGTGTTGATCGAAGTCTTCAAACGGTACAATTAGGAATGAAAGGTGACTCTGAATCTGATCTGTTTCCCAGTGCTTTTTATCTTACGGATCAAGAAATTGTTGATTATTATTGGATGGTTGTGTTCATTCCGTCGTTCATAGTTTTCGCGCTTTCCAGTGTTTATCTCATTGCTG GTATCGCTGTAGCTTATTCTGCTCCAACAAGGAATGGATGCTTGAAGGTGGTTGACAATAATTATTGTGCCTCAAGGCGCG GTGGTGTTCGCTGTCTATCCATCTTGAATCTTATCTTTGCCATCATCTTTGGTattcttgccttgtttcttggtTCAAGTCTCTTGACATTCACGAGCAAGAGCAACTGTTCTACACCTTTGTTTTGGTGCTATGAAGTTACATCTTGGGGACTGGTTATTCTATACGGTGGCACTGCCTTCTTCCTAAGGAGAAAAGCAGCTGTGATTCTTGATGAAGGGCACTTTGGTGGTCGAAATCTAGGGCTTGAAATGCTGGAAACAAATCCCCTAGAAGTCACACCAGAGGTGGAAAGGCGTGTCACTGAAGGGTTTAAAGCATGGATGGGTTCATCCCTTCTTTCTtctgatgaagaagatgaacctgACAGTTATGAGGAGGCACCTCATTTAACACATACTAACTCAAACAGGCAAAGACTCTGA
- the LOC123893748 gene encoding uncharacterized protein LOC123893748 — translation MAGEHGNNDNSSVNTLQAAVVEIRRLQTQIVAIEAERTHEKEKAKMISEEDEGESVMDVQPLAQHLRDTQVLEAIKVPHLPTFDGKTDPREHLMAIGTQTAIINAPEHLKCKLLAGTFKDVALRWYMNLPRNSIESYADFHKKFIHQFAGSKHVKVTSTSLFSIRQNHGESLRSFLARFSEATIKEVNKRAECYIKGEESNAEKRQRDAKEREYVGRATRAPEHPRPKTGSHQGNTWQRHPGKPYQQPPRKEFRNHPADEEFTPLNASKVYVLNEILASGLANLPPKRANNIPLGLNDNAWCAYHRCRGHSTEKCFRLRDLIEELIKSGHLRRFIDDAAQGRVVVPKIPRQEPRDTPGPSKEPPKERISVNTIAGGFSGGGESSSARKRYVRRAISEIYLVRQPQPLDVPDLAFTARDGLEVAPHDDDPLVIQVQILNCDVKRVLIDSGSSADIMYWEAFKAMQLAEEQLQPYAGALVGFSGEQVDVMGYASLLTTFGEGSNAKTIKVRYLVVKTPFTSYNIIIGRPAFNTLGAAMSTLYLAIKYPLDNGEVGTVRGDQILAKKCYESSLKIRHRTSIASGVSERRQATVPGGINIIENSDMDPREEFQDRRVSPIEDLEQVQIGDHPHQTTSLGTALPDQERRRIIKILKDNADLFAWKPSNMPGIDEGVITHKLSISPSTKPVSQRKRKVGEERRAAIAEEVEKLKEAEFIEEIKYPSWLANVVMVKKANGKWRMCVDFTDLNKAYPKDPYPLPNIDRLIDGASGCKMLSFMDAYSGVFSEQIGKNLEVYIDDMVVKTSEENRHDEDLLDILGSVRKYNMRLNPAKCSFGVQAGKFLGFMLTSRGIEANPEKCQAIIDMRSPTSVKEVQTLTGRIAALSRFLSCAGEKGFPFFASLRKNERFSWTPECEEAFRQLKEFLASPPILTRPLPGNTLYLYLAVSDRALSSALVQEVEGEEKPIYFVSRTLRGAETRYQRIERLSLAVVVTARKLRQYFQSHKIVVRTDYPIKNVLKKPDLAGRMVAWSVELSEFDITFSPRGAIKSQRLADFVLEMSTPPTTEKAAPWTLSVDGASNVRGSGAGVVLEGPYDVMIEQSLRFAFKASNNQAEYEALIAGMKLAKDMEVKELKAMSDSQLFMFLANKT, via the exons atggctggagaacacggAAATAACGATAATTCTAGCGTTAACAccttgcaagccgccgtcgtagaaATACGGCGCTTACAGACCcagattgtggccatcgaagccgaaagaacacatgagaaagaaaaagcgaAAATGATTTCAGAGGAGGACGAAGGAGAGAGCGTCATGGACGTACAGCCTCTGGCACAGCACTTACGGGACACCCAAGTCTTGGAAGCAATTaaggttcctcaccttcctacctttGACGGAAAAACTGACCCTCGAGAGCATCTGATGGCAATTGGAACACAAActgccataatcaatgctccggaGCATCTGAAATGTAAATTACTAGCCGGTACCTTCAAGGATGTAGCCTTacgttggtacatgaaccttccaaggAATTCAATAGAAAGTTATGctgattttcataaaaaattcattcacCAGTTCGCCggatcgaaacacgtgaaagtcacatcaactAGCCTTTTCTCCATTCGCCAAAACCACGGCGAATCGTTGCGCAGTTTTCTAGCCAGATTTAGCGAGGCCACCATTAAg GAGGTAAACAAGAGAGCGGAGTGTTACATaaagggcgaagaaagtaacgccgagaaaaggcaaagagacgCCAAGGAGAGGGAATATGTGGGCCGTGCTACTAGAGCGCCAGAACACCCGCGACCAAAAACGGGAAGTCATCAAGGAAACACATGGCAAAGGCACCCTGGTAAGCCCTACCAACAACCGCCAAGGAAAGAGTTCAGGAATCACCCTGCTGATGAAGAGTTTACGCCATTAAATGCTTCAAAAGTGTACGTGTTAAACGAAATTCTGGCCAGTGGTTTGGCAAACCTCCCCCCAAAAAGAGCCAACAATATCCCCTTGGGGCTCAACGACAACGCCTGGTGCGCCTACCACAGGTGCAGAGGTCATTCTACGGAAAAGTGCTTCCGCCTAAGAGATTTGATCGAAGAACTGATTAAAAGCGGACACCTCCGGAGGTTCATTGACGATGCAGCGCAAGGCCGGGTCGTCGTGCCAAAAATCCCTAGACAAGAGCCACGAGATACTCCGGGGCCAAGTAAAGAGCCTCCAAAGGAGAGGATCTCTGTGAATACAATAGCGGGGGGATTCTCAGGAGGAGGTGAGtcaagctcagcaaggaaaagATATGTGCGCCGAGCCATCTCAGAGATATATCTCGTGAGACAACCCCAACCACTCGACGTTCCGGATTTGGCATTCACTGCAAGGGATGGCCTGGAGGTAGCGCCCCATGACGATGACCCTTTAGTAATACAAGTCCAGATCCTGAACTGCGATGTAAAGAGAGTACTGATTGACTCAGGAAGTTCAGCAGATattatgtactgggaagctttcaaggccatgcaattagcgGAGGAGCAATTGCAGCCATACGCGGGAGCTCTAGTTGGGTTTTCCGGAGAACAAGTAGACGTAATGGGCTACGCCTCATTACTCACTACCTTCGGAGAGGGGAGTAACGCCAAGACCATCAAAGTGCGATATTTGGTAGTCAAAACTCCGTTCACCTCCTACAACATTATCATAGGAAGACCTGCTTTCAACACCttaggggcggccatgtccaccCTATACCTAGCAATTAAATACCCTCTCGATAACGGAGAAGTAGGAACAGTTAGAGGCGATCAGATACTCGCCAAAAAATGTTACGAGTCCAGCCTAAAGATAAGACATAGAACCTCCATTGCAAGTGGAGTATCCGAAAGAAGACAAGCCACAGTCCCGGGTGGCATAAACATCATTGAAAATTCAGACATGGATCCAAGGGAAGAATTTCAAGATAGAAGGGTgagccctatagaagacctggagcaAGTCCAAATCGGCGATCACCCGCACCAGACAACCAGTCTAGGAACGGCGTTACCCGACCAGGAGAGAagaagaatcatcaaaatcctGAAAGATAACGCTGATCTATTTGCGTGGAAACCCTCAAACATGCCAGGGATAGATGAAGGGGTAATAACACATAAACTGTCAATATCGCCCAGCACAAAACCAGTctcccaaagaaaaagaaaggttgGGGAGGAAAGGCGAGCTGCAATAGCGGAGGAAGTAGAGAAACTAAAGGAGGCTGAATTcattgaagaaataaaatacccctcGTGGTTGGCAAATGTCGTCATGGTAAAAAAAGCCAACGGAAAATGGAGAATGTGCGTGGATTTCACGGATCTAAACAAGGCATATCCTAAAGACCCATATCCTTTGCCCAACATAGACAGGTTGATTGATGGCGCTTCAGGGTGCAAGATGTTGAGCTTcatggacgcctactccgg ggtcTTCTCTGAGCAAATAGGAAAGAACCTAGAGGTGTACATTgacgacatggtagtaaaaacttccgaAGAAAATCGCCATGACGAAGATCTTTTGGACATCCtgggatcagtaagaaagtatAACATGAGGTTAAACCCAGCGAAATGTTCCTTCGGGGTGCAAGCAGGAAAATTCCTAGGTTTCatgctcaccagcagaggaatagaAGCCAATCCAGAAAAATGtcaagccatcatagacatgagaagccctacatccgtgaaagaGGTCCAAACAttgacaggcagaatagcggCATTATCCAGATTCTTATCATGCGCGGGCGAAAAAGGTTTCCCCTTCTTCGCATCTCTTAGGAAAAATGAAAGATTCTCCTGGACGCCCGAATGTGAAGAAGCCTTCAGACAACTAAAGGAATTCTTAGCATCGCCGCCCATCTTGACgcgcccattaccaggtaatACCCTTTACCTTTATCTTGCAGTTTCAGATAGAGCCTTAAGTTCAGCTCTAGTTCAGGAAGTAGAGGGCGAAGAAAagcctatatattttgtaagcAGAACCCTTAGAGGAGCAGAAACAAGATATCAGAGgatagagaggttatctcttGCGGTGGTTGTCACAGCTAGAAAATTAAGACAATACTTTCAAAGCCACAAGATAGTTGTTAgaacagattaccctatcaagaacgtcctcAAAAAGCCAGACCTAGCAGGAAGGATGGTAGCATGGTCCGTCGAATTGTCAGAATTTGATATCACTTTCTCACCCAGAGGGGCCATCAAATCGCAAAGACTGGCCGACTTTGTATTAGAAATGTCTACCCCGCCAACAACTGAGAAAGCTGCGCCTTGGACCCTCTCAGTAGACGGAGCCTCCAACGTACGGGGAAGTGGAGCCGGAGTAGTGTTGGAAGGACCATACGACgttatgatagaacaatcattacgtttcgccttcaaagccAGCAACAACCAAGCTGAATACGAAGCCTTGATAGCGGGAATGAAGTTAGCAAAAGACATGGAAGTGAAGGAGTTGAaagccatgagtgattcccaactg TTTATGTTCCTcgcgaacaaaacatga
- the LOC123899468 gene encoding F-box/kelch-repeat protein At3g06240-like — protein sequence MKRKKDSIPSPRVSQRCNKAKGKVVDETQNHQLCPYFANIPSHLTVQILLQLPIKSLLICRCVCKMWKTLISEPHFAKSHFQKTPVSLMIRTNDHRRVSSTLYLLECEPEKFEIGSDNHVKLEPIFKLPLRDANSFGEKRNQIKNKSKCPLLSKNNLCRESLYIASKPDLDKFGIVNSCNGLLCLCDPSNGNPLVICNPVTGEFIRLPETTTTPTLNTTRVTRQQRQTALGFLPKTNEYKVIKMLISNHVNDCESVILEINTLGTPSWRNVEADSQVSIPLLKYPTCVNGALHWIGFEGGFAGRQRSILCFCLESERFQSFPSPPQVFGNHNNRTRGNTKITMGELKGFLYICDSTFFTDVTMWVMNEYGNGESWTKLYNIDPLVSSFGSPDPSRYLSHYGLCFPIKHFEEGAAVLLYHPCNWFIYYEPEKYGFKVFQIHGSAPNFVEIIPHIPSLISLKHVVKGDNIEVQNIHSRCAKFKLHEENEALSLSQPIDGDLESLRSLFYYDSNT from the exons atgaaaagaaaaaaggattCAATTCCCTCTCCAAGGGTTAGCCAAAGATGCAATAAAGCAAAAGGGAAAGTTGTTGATGAGACACAAAATCATCAACTTTGCCCTTACTTTGCTAATATTCCATCTCACCTCACTGTGCAAATTTTGCTTCAACTTCCGATTAAGTCTCTTCTCATTTGTAGATGTGTGTGCAAAATGTGGAAAACACTCATTTCAGAACCACATTTTGCTAAATCGCACTTTCAGAAAACACCCGTTAGTCTCATGATTCGGACAAACGACCATAGACGAGTGTCAAGTACCTTATACCTTCTTGAGTGCGAGCCTGAAAAGTTTGAGATTGGAAGTGACAATCATGTGAAGCTTGAGCCTATTTTCAAGCTTCCTCTTCGTGATGCCAATTCATTTGGGGAGAAACGAAACCAAATAAAGAATAAATCTAAATGCCCTCTCCTCAGTAAGAATAATTTGTGTAGAGAAAGCCTTTATATTGCTAGCAAACCAGACCTTGATAAGTTTGGTATTGTGAATTCTTGCAATGGCTTGCTTTGTTTGTGTGATCCATCTAATGGAAACCCTTTAGTAATTTGCAACCCAGTCACTGGGGAGTTCATAAGACTTCCTGAAACTACTACAACTCCTACGTTAAACACAACTCGAGTAACAAGGCAACAACGACAAACTGCACTTGGTTTCCTACctaaaactaatgaatataaGGTGATAAAAATGTTGATTAGTAATCATGTCAATGACTGTGAGAGTGTGATCCTTGAGATAAACACACTTGGAACACCATCATGGAGAAATGTTGAAGCGGATTCTCAAGTTTCTATTCCATTGCTTAAGTATCCCACTTGTGTGAATGGTGCACTTCATTGGATCGGATTTGAGGGTGGATTTGCGGGTCGGCAAAGGTCTATATTGTGTTTCTGTCTAGAAAGTGAGAGGTTTCAATCATTTCCTTCTCCTCCGCAGGTGTTTGGAAATCATAATAATAGAACTCGTGGTAACACCAAGATTACTATGGGAGAATTAAAGGGATTTCTTTACATTTGTGACTCGACCTTTTTCACTGATGTTACAATGTGGGTTATGAATGAATATGGCAATGGAGAATCGTGGACTAAGCTGTACAACATTGATCCATTAGTCAGTTCTTTTGGGAGTCCCGATCCGTCACGTTATCTGTCACATTATGGTTTATGTTTTCCAATAAAACACTTTGAAGAAGGTGCTGCCGTATTGTTATATCATCCTTGCAATTGGTTTATCTACTATGAACCTGAGAAATATGGATTCAAAGTTTTTCAAATTCATGGGTCTGCTCCAAATTTTGTTGAAATAATTCCACATATTCCAAGTCTAATCTCATTGAAGCATGTCGTAAAAGGAGACAACATTGAGGTGCAGAATATCCACTCAAG GTGTGCAAAGTTTAAATTGCATGAAGAAAATGAAGCTCTTTCATTGTCTCAACCGATTGATGGAGACTTAGAAAGTCTACgttcattattttattatgaCA GTAACACATAA
- the LOC123893749 gene encoding mitochondrial import inner membrane translocase subunit TIM17-2-like yields the protein MGTIGGSAFHFSKGLYSSPNGARFIGATQAVGLKAGRIGGSFAVWSVLFSTFDCSMVYIRKKEDPWNSILSAAATGGLLSMRRGFAASAKSAAFGAVLLGLIEGTGIALNKYSSAQQDMPPVMIEDMPPQPPKSSWFGRLFGGAKEEEKIANGGSEVKILETYDAPPLPSFEYK from the coding sequence ATGGGAACCATAGGCGGTTCCGCCTTCCATTTCAGCAAAGGCCTCTACAGTTCACCTAATGGCGCTCGTTTCATCGGCGCAACACAAGCTGTTGGTCTCAAAGCAGGTCGAATTGGTGGAAGTTTCGCTGTTTGGAGTGTTTTATTCTCTACTTTTGATTGTTCTATGGTTTATATAAGGAAGAAAGAAGATCCATGGAATTCTATTCTTTCCGCTGCTGCTACTGGTGGTTTGTTATCTATGCGTCGTGGATTTGCTGCTTCTGCTAAATCTGCGGCGTTTGGTGCTGTTTTGTTAGGTCTTATTGAAGGGACGGGGATTGCTCTTAATAAGTATTCAAGTGCTCAGCAGGATATGCCTCCGGTTATGATTGAGGATATGCCGCCGCAGCCGCCGAAGTCGTCATGGTTTGGTAGATTGTTTGGTGGAGCAAAGGAAGAAGAGAAGATTGCAAATGGTGGAAGTGAGGTGAAGATTTTGGAGACTTATGATGCTCCTCCCCTGCCTAGTTTTGAGTACAAGTGA